One segment of Megachile rotundata isolate GNS110a chromosome 6, iyMegRotu1, whole genome shotgun sequence DNA contains the following:
- the LOC100880008 gene encoding cyclin-dependent kinase 4 isoform X2: MAGTSRRPSSELGPDLSSPTPPKKSKFSSESSVEGTSEKEHELSTEELERSVVASLSGKTLELIPGGASGSSPFEIKQTSLEGEDALYQELSLIGNGAYGTVYKAKDLNTGQVVALKKVRVPLTEDGLPTSTLREIATLKQLERFEHPHIVRLLDVCQGNYLHLPSADGRSERLDRGLTLWLVFEHVERDLASYMASCTRPGIPPHLVKQMSKEILRGVEFLHSHRIIHRDLKPQNLLVSREGRIKIADFGLAKTYDFEMRLTSVVVTQWYRAPEVLLGCSYATPVDIWSVGCILAELSRLKPLFPGTSEGDQLDRIFQVIGTPSQEEWPENVSLSWTAFPYRQPKPLAAIIPDLNEHGLDLIKSLLMFDPHSRLTATQALRHQYFAEDDS, from the exons ATGGCTGGAACATCGCGACGTCCGAGCTCCGAGCTTGGACCCGATCTCTCGTCCCCAACGCCGCCGAAGAAGTCCAAGTTCTCCTCCGAGTCCTCCGTCGAGGGAACATCGGAGAAAGAGCATGAGTTGAGCACGGAAGAACTGGAGAGGTCGGTGGTGGCATCGTTGTCCGGGAAGACGTTAGAGCTGATCCCTGGAGGCGCTTCAGGTTCGAGTCCGTTCGAGATCAAACAAACTAGTTTGGAAG GTGAAGACGCGTTGTATCAGGAGTTGTCGTTGATCGGAAATGGCGCATATGGCACCGTCTACAAAGCCAAGGATCTCAACACTGGACAGGTTGTCGCCCTGAAGAAAGTTAGAGTGCCCCTCACGGAGGACGGTTTACCCACTTCTACGCTCAGAGAGATCGCTACGCTGAAGCAGCTCGAAAGATTCGAACATCCGCATATT GTAAGACTACTGGACGTTTGCCAAGGAAATTACCTGCATTTGCCCTCTGCTGACGGTAGATCGGAGAGGCTAGATCGTGGACTGACCCTGTGGCTGGTGTTCGAGCACGTAGAAAGAGATCTCGCTTCTTACATGGCCTCGTGTACACGGCCAGGTATACCGCCTCATCTTGTAAAGCAAATGTCCAAGGAGATACTCAGGGGTGTCGAGTTTTTACACAGCCACAGGATCATACACAGGGACTTGAAGCCTCAAAATCTGCTCGTGTCCAGGGAAGGAAGAATAAAGATAGCAGATTTTGGATTGGCTAAAACGTACGATTTTGAAATGAGATTAACTTCCGTG GTGGTAACGCAGTGGTACCGTGCCCCAGAAGTACTCTTAGGCTGCTCTTATGCAACTCCTGTCGATATTTGGTCCGTGGGTTGTATATTAGCAGAGTTGAGTAGACTCAAACCTTTGTTCCCAGGTACAAGCGAAGGTGATCAACTGGATAGGATTTTTCA AGTTATAGGAACTCCATCGCAAGAAGAATGGCCGGAAAATGTGTCTCTTAGTTGGACAGCGTTTCCCTATAGACAACCAAAACCTCTTGCGGCGATAATACCTGATCTCAACGAGCATGGActagatttaattaaaagtcTGCTTATGTTTGATCCTCACAGTCGATTGACTGCTACTCAAGCACTCAGACATCAGTACTTTGCCGAAGATGACTCGTGA
- the LOC100880008 gene encoding cyclin-dependent kinase 4 isoform X1, translated as MAGTSRRPSSELGPDLSSPTPPKKSKFSSESSVEGTSEKEHELSTEELERSVVASLSGKTLELIPGGASGSSPFEIKQTSLEGSVKVTAGCSKEAHFGSFETIMQMKYSGPEEQLSSSSKRSDTDSDVQIQTSLLGEDALYQELSLIGNGAYGTVYKAKDLNTGQVVALKKVRVPLTEDGLPTSTLREIATLKQLERFEHPHIVRLLDVCQGNYLHLPSADGRSERLDRGLTLWLVFEHVERDLASYMASCTRPGIPPHLVKQMSKEILRGVEFLHSHRIIHRDLKPQNLLVSREGRIKIADFGLAKTYDFEMRLTSVVVTQWYRAPEVLLGCSYATPVDIWSVGCILAELSRLKPLFPGTSEGDQLDRIFQVIGTPSQEEWPENVSLSWTAFPYRQPKPLAAIIPDLNEHGLDLIKSLLMFDPHSRLTATQALRHQYFAEDDS; from the exons ATGGCTGGAACATCGCGACGTCCGAGCTCCGAGCTTGGACCCGATCTCTCGTCCCCAACGCCGCCGAAGAAGTCCAAGTTCTCCTCCGAGTCCTCCGTCGAGGGAACATCGGAGAAAGAGCATGAGTTGAGCACGGAAGAACTGGAGAGGTCGGTGGTGGCATCGTTGTCCGGGAAGACGTTAGAGCTGATCCCTGGAGGCGCTTCAGGTTCGAGTCCGTTCGAGATCAAACAAACTAGTTTGGAAGGTTCGGTGAAAGTCACAGCTGGTTGTTCAAAGGAGGCCCACTTCGGTAGCTTTGAAACGATCATGCAAATGAAGTACAGTGGCCCCGAGGAACAACTATCCAGCTCGAGTAAACGGTCAGACACAGATAGTGACGTGCAAATTCAAACTTCGCTGTTAGGTGAAGACGCGTTGTATCAGGAGTTGTCGTTGATCGGAAATGGCGCATATGGCACCGTCTACAAAGCCAAGGATCTCAACACTGGACAGGTTGTCGCCCTGAAGAAAGTTAGAGTGCCCCTCACGGAGGACGGTTTACCCACTTCTACGCTCAGAGAGATCGCTACGCTGAAGCAGCTCGAAAGATTCGAACATCCGCATATT GTAAGACTACTGGACGTTTGCCAAGGAAATTACCTGCATTTGCCCTCTGCTGACGGTAGATCGGAGAGGCTAGATCGTGGACTGACCCTGTGGCTGGTGTTCGAGCACGTAGAAAGAGATCTCGCTTCTTACATGGCCTCGTGTACACGGCCAGGTATACCGCCTCATCTTGTAAAGCAAATGTCCAAGGAGATACTCAGGGGTGTCGAGTTTTTACACAGCCACAGGATCATACACAGGGACTTGAAGCCTCAAAATCTGCTCGTGTCCAGGGAAGGAAGAATAAAGATAGCAGATTTTGGATTGGCTAAAACGTACGATTTTGAAATGAGATTAACTTCCGTG GTGGTAACGCAGTGGTACCGTGCCCCAGAAGTACTCTTAGGCTGCTCTTATGCAACTCCTGTCGATATTTGGTCCGTGGGTTGTATATTAGCAGAGTTGAGTAGACTCAAACCTTTGTTCCCAGGTACAAGCGAAGGTGATCAACTGGATAGGATTTTTCA AGTTATAGGAACTCCATCGCAAGAAGAATGGCCGGAAAATGTGTCTCTTAGTTGGACAGCGTTTCCCTATAGACAACCAAAACCTCTTGCGGCGATAATACCTGATCTCAACGAGCATGGActagatttaattaaaagtcTGCTTATGTTTGATCCTCACAGTCGATTGACTGCTACTCAAGCACTCAGACATCAGTACTTTGCCGAAGATGACTCGTGA
- the LOC100880008 gene encoding cyclin-dependent kinase 4 isoform X3 produces the protein MAGTSRRPSSELGPDLSSPTPPKKSKFSSESSVEGTSEKEHELSTEELERSVVASLSGKTLELIPGGASGEDALYQELSLIGNGAYGTVYKAKDLNTGQVVALKKVRVPLTEDGLPTSTLREIATLKQLERFEHPHIVRLLDVCQGNYLHLPSADGRSERLDRGLTLWLVFEHVERDLASYMASCTRPGIPPHLVKQMSKEILRGVEFLHSHRIIHRDLKPQNLLVSREGRIKIADFGLAKTYDFEMRLTSVVVTQWYRAPEVLLGCSYATPVDIWSVGCILAELSRLKPLFPGTSEGDQLDRIFQVIGTPSQEEWPENVSLSWTAFPYRQPKPLAAIIPDLNEHGLDLIKSLLMFDPHSRLTATQALRHQYFAEDDS, from the exons ATGGCTGGAACATCGCGACGTCCGAGCTCCGAGCTTGGACCCGATCTCTCGTCCCCAACGCCGCCGAAGAAGTCCAAGTTCTCCTCCGAGTCCTCCGTCGAGGGAACATCGGAGAAAGAGCATGAGTTGAGCACGGAAGAACTGGAGAGGTCGGTGGTGGCATCGTTGTCCGGGAAGACGTTAGAGCTGATCCCTGGAGGCGCTTCAG GTGAAGACGCGTTGTATCAGGAGTTGTCGTTGATCGGAAATGGCGCATATGGCACCGTCTACAAAGCCAAGGATCTCAACACTGGACAGGTTGTCGCCCTGAAGAAAGTTAGAGTGCCCCTCACGGAGGACGGTTTACCCACTTCTACGCTCAGAGAGATCGCTACGCTGAAGCAGCTCGAAAGATTCGAACATCCGCATATT GTAAGACTACTGGACGTTTGCCAAGGAAATTACCTGCATTTGCCCTCTGCTGACGGTAGATCGGAGAGGCTAGATCGTGGACTGACCCTGTGGCTGGTGTTCGAGCACGTAGAAAGAGATCTCGCTTCTTACATGGCCTCGTGTACACGGCCAGGTATACCGCCTCATCTTGTAAAGCAAATGTCCAAGGAGATACTCAGGGGTGTCGAGTTTTTACACAGCCACAGGATCATACACAGGGACTTGAAGCCTCAAAATCTGCTCGTGTCCAGGGAAGGAAGAATAAAGATAGCAGATTTTGGATTGGCTAAAACGTACGATTTTGAAATGAGATTAACTTCCGTG GTGGTAACGCAGTGGTACCGTGCCCCAGAAGTACTCTTAGGCTGCTCTTATGCAACTCCTGTCGATATTTGGTCCGTGGGTTGTATATTAGCAGAGTTGAGTAGACTCAAACCTTTGTTCCCAGGTACAAGCGAAGGTGATCAACTGGATAGGATTTTTCA AGTTATAGGAACTCCATCGCAAGAAGAATGGCCGGAAAATGTGTCTCTTAGTTGGACAGCGTTTCCCTATAGACAACCAAAACCTCTTGCGGCGATAATACCTGATCTCAACGAGCATGGActagatttaattaaaagtcTGCTTATGTTTGATCCTCACAGTCGATTGACTGCTACTCAAGCACTCAGACATCAGTACTTTGCCGAAGATGACTCGTGA